The following is a genomic window from Bacillota bacterium.
GGCGACCTGCGCGACCTGGGCGACTTCTTCTTCTGGACCGCCTGGGTGAGCGCGGCGGAGCGGCCGGGGACGCCGGCGAGCTACACGAACAACTGGCCGTACGACCCGGCGGCCGGGAACACCGTCGCCTGGCCGGCGCTCTGGTGGAGCGCGGCCAGCGTGGCGCTCCTCATCCTCGCCTTCGGCGGCATCTTCTACTGGTACTTCGCCAAGAACCTGGGGATGCAGATGCGGGCGCCGGAGGAGGCGGCGGCGCTCGATCCGGGGTCGCTTCCTGTGACGCCGAGCCAGAGGAAGACGGCCAAGTACTTCGCGGTGGTGGCCGTCCTCTTTCTGCTGCAGACGCTGATGGGCGCCTACATGGCGCACTCCTACGTGGAGGGGACGCGCTTCTACGGCCTCGAGATCGGTTCCTGGTTCCCCTACAACGTGGCGCGGACCTGGCACCTGCAGCTGGCCGTCCTCTGGATCGCCACCGCCTGGCTGGGCATGGGGCTCTACATCGCGCCGCTGGTGAGCGGGAAGGAGCCGCGCCGGCAGGGGCTCCTGGTCGACCTCCTCTTCGGCGCCCTGGTCGTGGTGACGCTGGGAAGCCTCCTCGGCGAGTGGCTGGGCGTCCGGAACGTCTTCGGGCGGCTCTGGTTCTGGCTCGGCAACCAGGGCTGGAACTACCTCGAGCTGGGGCGGCTCTGGCAGATCCTCCTCTTCGCCGGCATGCTGATCTGGCTCGCCATCGTCTACCGCGCGCTGAAGCCGGCGCTCCGCGCGGAGTCGGACCGGGGCGGGCTGACGCACCTCCTCTTCTACACGGCCGTGACCATCCCGGCCTTCTACGTCTTCGGCTTCCTGGTCAACCCGGGGGTGAGCGTCACCTTCTCGGACTACTGGCGCTGGTGGGTGATCCACCTCTGGGTGGAGGGGATGTTCGAGACGTTCGCGGTGGCGGTGATCGGCTTCCTGATGGTCCACCTGGGGCTGGCGACGCGCCGCTCGACGGTGCGCGCGCTCTACTTCCAGTTCGCCATCCTGCTGGGCTCGGGGATCGTCG
Proteins encoded in this region:
- a CDS encoding cbb3-type cytochrome c oxidase subunit I; the protein is AYAGLDAGEKAAVDAAVAQELKTNRYDPATKTLRLSAGEVQGLEAVRAATAQLFRNGRPAQALPADALTGASAGDLRDLGDFFFWTAWVSAAERPGTPASYTNNWPYDPAAGNTVAWPALWWSAASVALLILAFGGIFYWYFAKNLGMQMRAPEEAAALDPGSLPVTPSQRKTAKYFAVVAVLFLLQTLMGAYMAHSYVEGTRFYGLEIGSWFPYNVARTWHLQLAVLWIATAWLGMGLYIAPLVSGKEPRRQGLLVDLLFGALVVVTLGSLLGEWLGVRNVFGRLWFWLGNQGWNYLELGRLWQILLFAGMLIWLAIVYRALKPALRAESDRGGLTHLLFYTAVTIPAFYVFGFLVNPGVSVTFSDYWRWWVIHLWVEGMFETFAVAVIGFLMVHLGLATRRSTVRALYFQFAILLGSGIVGTGHHYYWIGAPEMWIGLGAVFSALEVIPLTLLIGEAWEQVRVLRRGGRGFAYADAFRFLVATGVWNLVGAGVLGFLINLPVVAYFEHGSWLTLAHAHGALMGVYGMFAIALALFALRNVVEPAAWARHERLLRLSFWGLNAGLVGMIVMTLLPVGFLQLAEAFRSGFFAARSLAFYQEPLVHALLWLRIVPDTVFIALGVVPFLIFAVRALFHLRAVTRGAQGAEGEAAVGDAGAAGGAAAGR